The Anaerolineae bacterium genome window below encodes:
- a CDS encoding GntR family transcriptional regulator, translating into MYHLNLSYNYTIILFYMLKRSPSLTEQAKAHLKQRILEDEFVEGRIPSETDLAEALGVSRTTIRDALSRLELEGVVYRKQGAGTFVNKAGLQIKTRLEEIWTYEAMLEAHGYTPSTRILSVGEQPAKPELAATLHISGDNKVLVVKKLFLADGRPVTLTVNYLPTAIISQPYTNDDFRRPIYQFLLKFCQQHLTYYLSEITPLIAPAWLADTLDLPRRKTALLAFDEVGYNQDNEPVIKTYSYFRDDLLRLRLIRRETA; encoded by the coding sequence ATGTATCATCTCAATTTGTCATACAACTATACCATCATACTTTTTTACATGCTCAAACGTAGTCCCTCTCTAACCGAACAGGCCAAAGCTCACCTCAAACAACGCATCCTTGAGGATGAGTTCGTCGAAGGCCGGATTCCGTCCGAAACGGATTTGGCCGAAGCCCTGGGCGTGAGCCGCACCACCATCCGCGATGCCCTCAGTCGCCTGGAATTGGAAGGCGTAGTTTATCGCAAGCAGGGGGCGGGCACGTTTGTTAATAAGGCCGGGCTACAGATCAAAACCCGTCTCGAAGAGATATGGACTTATGAGGCCATGCTCGAAGCGCACGGCTACACGCCGTCCACGCGCATCCTCAGCGTTGGGGAACAGCCGGCTAAACCCGAATTGGCTGCAACCCTCCATATTTCTGGTGACAACAAGGTATTAGTGGTTAAAAAATTATTTCTGGCCGACGGCAGACCGGTGACCCTGACGGTGAACTATCTTCCAACCGCCATCATTAGCCAGCCCTACACCAATGACGATTTCCGCCGGCCCATCTACCAGTTTTTGTTAAAATTCTGCCAGCAGCATTTAACCTACTATCTCAGCGAAATTACGCCCCTGATTGCGCCGGCCTGGCTGGCCGATACGCTGGACTTGCCCCGGCGGAAAACAGCGCTGCTGGCATTTGACGAAGTGGGCTATAACCAAGATAATGAGCCGGTCATTAAAACCTATTCCTACTTTCGAGACGATTTGCTCAGGCTAAGATTGATTCGACGGGAAACGGCATAG
- the pyrB gene encoding aspartate carbamoyltransferase codes for MRSFLGRDILSLKDFERHEFFRVFDVADELRPFAENRQNTDLLAEKTLVTAFYQPSTRTRLAHEAAMHRLGGRVTGFADPKMTRAGDFYQESVKDTVKMLEYYGDVIVMRHFQQGAPHEAAKWASIPIINGGDGWGEHPTQILTDLYTVYREKGYLDGLRWLAVGDMRMRTMHSLAYGLTQFDCPITFVSPPDMSLTDEFKAELEQYSLDFNEVEHVEQAIAEADVILVEPVVQPDYTKARDERGGDVGLTPANYKITRQLLTGKAKSDAILLHSLPRMDEIPPDVDITRWSRYWQEAFNGVVMRMALLALVLGAME; via the coding sequence ATGCGTAGTTTTTTAGGAAGAGACATTCTCTCACTCAAAGATTTTGAACGGCACGAATTTTTCCGGGTTTTTGACGTGGCCGACGAATTGCGGCCTTTCGCTGAAAATCGGCAAAACACCGATTTGCTGGCCGAAAAGACTCTGGTGACCGCCTTCTACCAGCCCAGCACCCGCACTCGCCTGGCGCACGAGGCCGCCATGCATCGTTTGGGCGGGCGCGTGACCGGCTTTGCGGACCCCAAAATGACCCGCGCCGGCGACTTTTACCAGGAAAGCGTCAAGGATACGGTTAAAATGCTGGAATATTACGGCGACGTGATTGTGATGCGTCACTTCCAGCAAGGCGCGCCGCACGAAGCGGCAAAGTGGGCCTCAATTCCCATCATTAATGGCGGCGACGGCTGGGGCGAACACCCCACCCAAATTTTAACCGACCTGTACACCGTGTATCGAGAAAAAGGCTACCTTGACGGTCTACGCTGGCTGGCCGTGGGCGACATGCGCATGCGCACCATGCATTCCCTGGCTTACGGGTTAACTCAATTCGATTGCCCCATCACCTTCGTCTCTCCGCCGGATATGTCCTTGACCGACGAATTCAAGGCCGAATTGGAACAATACAGCCTGGACTTTAACGAAGTTGAACACGTGGAGCAGGCCATCGCGGAGGCCGATGTGATCTTGGTAGAGCCGGTTGTTCAGCCCGATTATACCAAAGCGCGGGATGAACGCGGCGGCGACGTGGGCCTGACCCCGGCCAATTACAAAATCACCCGCCAACTCCTGACCGGCAAAGCCAAATCCGATGCCATCCTGCTGCACTCCCTGCCTCGCATGGATGAAATCCCCCCCGACGTTGACATTACCCGCTGGTCCCGCTACTGGCAGGAAGCTTTCAACGGAGTGGTCATGCGCATGGCGCTGCTGGCCCTGGTATTGGGCGCAATGGAATAA
- a CDS encoding ornithine carbamoyltransferase: MQTNLRGRDMITTQEFTREEIDTIIDVAFDLKRKRALGESHPYLRDKVLAMLFFFSSTRTRVSFEAGMAQLGGHAQFIESRTTQIAHGDTAKEIGEIVGRYSDGIAIRHCDWGVGNEYIRGVAGAGRVPVLNMQCEIYHPFQILADLQTIIEKKGDPRGKTITVSWAYASSYSKPISVPQSLILLMTRYGMNVRLVHPPEFKLMPDIIEQAKENAKKHHSSFEIMDDFAAGIKASDIVYAKSWGPLLTTTDPAEDKRLTDKYKDWITDERRMALAKADAIYMHPLPADRNIEVTDGVIDGPHSVVYDQAENRLHAQKAVMALTMR; encoded by the coding sequence ATGCAAACCAATTTACGCGGGCGTGACATGATCACGACCCAGGAATTCACCCGTGAAGAGATTGACACCATCATTGACGTGGCTTTTGATTTGAAACGCAAACGCGCCCTGGGCGAGTCCCACCCCTACCTGCGCGATAAAGTGCTGGCCATGCTCTTTTTCTTTTCCAGCACCCGCACGCGGGTCTCGTTTGAGGCGGGCATGGCCCAACTGGGCGGCCATGCCCAATTCATCGAAAGCCGCACCACCCAAATTGCCCACGGCGATACCGCCAAAGAAATTGGCGAAATTGTGGGCCGCTACAGCGACGGCATCGCCATCCGGCACTGCGATTGGGGCGTGGGCAACGAATACATTCGGGGCGTGGCCGGGGCCGGCCGCGTGCCCGTGCTGAACATGCAGTGCGAAATCTACCATCCCTTTCAAATTTTGGCCGATTTGCAAACCATCATTGAGAAAAAAGGCGACCCGCGCGGCAAAACCATCACCGTCAGTTGGGCCTACGCCTCCAGCTATTCCAAACCCATCAGCGTGCCGCAAAGCCTGATCTTACTGATGACGCGCTACGGCATGAACGTCCGCCTGGTCCATCCGCCGGAATTCAAACTGATGCCCGACATCATTGAGCAGGCCAAAGAAAACGCCAAAAAACACCACAGCAGTTTTGAAATAATGGACGATTTTGCCGCAGGCATCAAAGCCTCCGACATTGTTTACGCCAAAAGTTGGGGGCCGCTGCTAACCACCACCGACCCCGCCGAAGACAAACGCCTGACCGACAAATACAAAGACTGGATCACCGACGAACGCCGCATGGCCCTGGCTAAAGCAGACGCCATCTACATGCACCCCCTCCCTGCCGACCGCAACATTGAAGTGACCGACGGCGTGATTGATGGCCCCCATTCGGTGGTATACGACCAGGCCGAGAATCGCCTGCACGCCCAAAAGGCGGTGATGGCATTAACGATGAGATAA
- the arcC gene encoding carbamate kinase: MSRKIAMIAIGGNSLIKDKYHQTVRDQYIAAQETCDHIVSMIRDGWDVVIGHGNGPQVGFILRRSELAAHELHEVPMDAIVADTQGAIGYALQQNLYNEFRLYNLKKQAVTVITQVEVDAKDSAFLRPTKPIGSFMDEDQAKLRQEKEGWDVVEDAGRGWRRVVASPLPVRIVEEESIRQLLQAGVVVIAVGGGGIPVIADVEGNLRGVPAVIDKDYAASLLASNIGADIFIISTSVEKVALNYQKPNQQWLDHLTVSQAKQYLAEGHFAKGSMGPKIQAIIWYLEKGGKHAIVSNPDNLERALTGKTGTHITPD; encoded by the coding sequence ATGAGCCGCAAAATTGCTATGATTGCCATTGGCGGTAACTCGCTCATTAAAGACAAATATCACCAAACCGTGCGCGACCAATACATTGCCGCCCAAGAAACATGCGACCATATCGTTTCAATGATCCGGGATGGTTGGGACGTGGTGATTGGGCATGGCAACGGCCCGCAGGTTGGTTTTATTCTGCGTCGTTCCGAACTGGCTGCCCACGAACTGCACGAAGTGCCCATGGATGCCATTGTGGCCGACACCCAGGGCGCCATTGGCTACGCCCTGCAACAAAACCTTTATAATGAATTTAGACTCTACAACCTGAAAAAACAGGCGGTCACCGTGATTACCCAGGTTGAAGTTGACGCTAAAGACTCCGCCTTTTTGCGCCCCACCAAACCCATTGGCTCATTTATGGATGAGGACCAGGCCAAATTACGCCAGGAAAAAGAGGGCTGGGACGTGGTTGAAGACGCCGGTCGAGGCTGGCGGCGGGTAGTAGCCTCGCCGCTGCCCGTTCGCATTGTTGAAGAAGAATCTATCAGGCAACTTCTCCAGGCCGGGGTGGTAGTGATTGCGGTGGGCGGCGGCGGCATTCCCGTTATTGCCGATGTGGAGGGCAACCTGCGCGGCGTTCCGGCGGTGATTGACAAGGATTATGCCGCCTCTCTGCTGGCCTCAAATATTGGCGCCGACATCTTTATTATCAGCACGTCGGTTGAAAAAGTAGCCCTTAACTACCAAAAGCCCAACCAGCAGTGGCTCGATCACCTGACCGTATCGCAGGCCAAACAATACCTGGCCGAAGGTCATTTTGCCAAAGGCAGCATGGGGCCTAAAATCCAGGCCATCATCTGGTACCTGGAAAAAGGCGGCAAACACGCCATCGTCTCCAACCCCGACAACCTGGAACGCGCTCTGACCGGAAAAACCGGCACACACATTACGCCGGATTAA
- the thrC gene encoding threonine synthase → MEHVLNLKCLICGQTYRPDEIDYVCPNHGDEGIVDVQYDYDFIGRRLSPGDLFHSTDYTIWRYKPLLPVKPDMPVPPLTVGWTPLYRARRLAAELGLQNLWVKDDGRLPTASFKDRASALAVVKAQEKGAEIITTASTGNAAAALSGLCASVKQPNVIFVPQTAPQAKIAQLLVFGSTVLLVKGTYDNAFELCLQAAKEYGWYNRNTGYNPYMSEGKKTASFEICEQLGWQAPDRIFVSVGDGCIIGGLHKGLKDLLALGWIDHMPKLMGIQAAGSNFMAQAWENNEDVLTKPPIKAQTVADSISAGLPRDRLKAMAAVKETEGAYLSVTDDEILQAIPALARGCGVFAEPAGATAYAGLVKAVNQGLVSPDERMVVLNTGNGLKDIASAMKAVKLVGTQPYHIQPEMADLQRVVENWSKK, encoded by the coding sequence ATGGAACATGTGCTTAACCTAAAGTGTCTCATCTGCGGCCAAACCTACCGCCCGGATGAAATTGATTACGTTTGCCCCAATCACGGTGACGAAGGCATTGTTGACGTGCAATACGATTACGATTTCATTGGCCGCCGTCTTAGCCCCGGCGACCTCTTTCACTCCACCGATTATACCATCTGGCGTTACAAACCCTTGCTGCCGGTCAAGCCGGACATGCCCGTTCCGCCGCTGACCGTGGGCTGGACGCCGTTGTATCGCGCCCGCCGCCTGGCGGCTGAATTGGGCCTGCAAAACCTGTGGGTGAAAGACGACGGTCGTCTGCCCACCGCCTCTTTCAAAGACCGGGCCAGCGCGCTGGCCGTGGTCAAAGCGCAAGAGAAAGGCGCAGAAATTATCACCACTGCCAGCACCGGCAACGCCGCCGCCGCCCTTAGCGGCCTGTGCGCCAGTGTCAAACAGCCCAATGTGATCTTTGTCCCCCAAACCGCGCCCCAGGCCAAGATTGCCCAGTTACTTGTTTTTGGCTCCACCGTGCTGCTGGTCAAAGGGACCTACGACAACGCCTTTGAATTGTGTTTGCAAGCGGCCAAAGAATACGGCTGGTACAATCGCAACACCGGCTACAACCCCTACATGAGCGAGGGCAAAAAGACGGCCAGCTTTGAGATTTGCGAGCAACTCGGCTGGCAAGCGCCCGACCGTATTTTTGTGAGCGTGGGCGATGGCTGTATCATCGGCGGGCTGCACAAGGGCCTCAAAGACCTGCTGGCCCTGGGCTGGATTGACCACATGCCCAAACTCATGGGCATTCAGGCCGCCGGTAGCAACTTTATGGCGCAAGCCTGGGAAAACAACGAAGATGTGCTCACCAAACCGCCCATCAAGGCCCAAACCGTAGCCGACAGCATCAGCGCCGGCCTGCCCCGCGACCGGCTCAAGGCGATGGCCGCGGTTAAGGAGACGGAGGGGGCTTATCTCTCGGTTACGGATGACGAAATTCTGCAAGCCATTCCCGCCCTGGCGCGTGGTTGCGGCGTGTTTGCGGAACCGGCCGGGGCCACGGCCTACGCGGGGCTGGTCAAAGCCGTCAATCAGGGTTTGGTCTCGCCGGATGAACGCATGGTGGTACTCAACACCGGCAACGGCCTCAAAGACATCGCCAGCGCGATGAAGGCCGTGAAATTGGTCGGCACGCAGCCATACCACATTCAGCCGGAGATGGCCGACTTGCAACGAGTGGTAGAAAACTGGTCAAAAAAATGA
- a CDS encoding methyltransferase domain-containing protein: MSLTKFLAGQLSHPSGLFGKLVLPRLWNKRNRNLNDIALAHLALTPSDRVLEIGFGGGYLIERIAGVTTAGFVAGVDVSAMMVTFCQKRYPALFEAGKLDLRCAPAESLPFPDGRFTKICSVNSIFYWQNPIQAFAEIRRVLADEGLLVLCFTAKESLENKGFAQQDRLTLYQAGDVQQMMVAAGFDQISSHQSTDKYRVFFCVVGKKGTYSAGAIP, translated from the coding sequence ATGAGTCTAACCAAATTTTTGGCCGGACAGTTAAGCCATCCATCCGGTCTGTTTGGCAAACTGGTTTTACCGCGCTTGTGGAATAAGCGAAACAGAAACTTAAACGATATTGCCCTTGCGCATCTGGCTTTAACCCCCTCAGACCGGGTTCTGGAGATAGGCTTTGGCGGCGGCTACCTGATAGAACGAATAGCCGGCGTGACCACCGCCGGATTTGTCGCCGGGGTTGATGTTTCAGCCATGATGGTCACATTCTGCCAAAAAAGATACCCGGCCTTATTTGAGGCCGGTAAACTCGATCTGAGATGCGCGCCGGCGGAGTCGTTGCCGTTTCCCGATGGGCGCTTTACCAAAATTTGCAGCGTGAATTCCATTTTTTACTGGCAAAATCCAATCCAGGCTTTTGCCGAAATCCGGCGCGTGCTGGCCGACGAGGGGTTGCTGGTGCTGTGTTTCACGGCCAAAGAGTCTCTGGAAAATAAAGGTTTCGCCCAACAGGATCGTCTTACTTTATACCAGGCAGGCGACGTGCAACAAATGATGGTTGCCGCCGGTTTTGATCAAATTTCCAGCCACCAATCCACCGACAAATATCGAGTATTTTTCTGCGTGGTGGGGAAAAAGGGGACTTATTCCGCTGGAGCTATCCCTTGA